In sulfur-oxidizing endosymbiont of Gigantopelta aegis, a single window of DNA contains:
- a CDS encoding HIT family protein, with amino-acid sequence MAKKFTLDSRLANDCFILSESDDFLLLLMNNALVPWFILVPKVDKTELYELESSVSENIALISNKLSQLLKTDFKVDKINIAAIGNIVSQLHIHIIGRYENDAFWPGVVWGAEPKESYEESEVTKIKLQLKYILLS; translated from the coding sequence ATGGCAAAAAAATTCACCCTAGATTCACGTTTAGCGAATGACTGTTTTATTTTATCAGAGTCGGATGATTTTTTACTCTTGCTCATGAATAACGCCTTGGTTCCCTGGTTTATCTTGGTTCCCAAAGTAGATAAAACAGAATTGTATGAATTAGAGTCGAGTGTGTCAGAGAACATTGCACTGATCAGTAATAAATTATCCCAATTACTGAAAACAGATTTTAAGGTGGATAAAATCAATATCGCTGCGATTGGCAATATCGTTTCACAATTACATATCCATATTATTGGTCGTTATGAAAACGATGCTTTTTGGCCGGGCGTGGTTTGGGGCGCAGAACCCAAAGAAAGTTATGAAGAGAGTGAAGTGACTAAGATAAAATTGCAGCTAAAATACATTTTATTATCATAG
- a CDS encoding IS30 family transposase — MRTYKQLTQEQRYYISTEIKNGISQSKIAQAIEVSKSTICREIKRNAGLRGYRFKQAQEKAVKRRYNASKAIKMTDDMIALIDEKLSQHQWSPEQISGWLLNDKMLLLSHERIYQHIWDDKKQGGDLHQYLRRQGKKYQKRGSNGKSSRGQIINRISIDDRPKIVDDKRRVGDWEIDTVIGKGHSGALVTIVERKTLYTLVAKVNGKQADWVTQATIQLLKPFKDRLHSITADNGKEFAYHEQVSKALDTAFYFAHPYSSWERGLNENTNGLIRQYFPKDTDFKEVTDKEVYNMMEKLNNRPRKALGFQTPFQAMKKSFARTGISCVALQS, encoded by the coding sequence ATGAGAACTTACAAGCAATTGACACAAGAACAAAGATACTACATTTCGACTGAGATTAAAAATGGCATTTCCCAGTCTAAAATTGCTCAGGCGATTGAGGTGAGTAAATCTACTATATGCCGTGAAATTAAACGCAACGCTGGTTTACGTGGCTATCGATTTAAGCAAGCTCAAGAAAAAGCCGTTAAGCGTCGCTACAATGCTTCTAAAGCAATTAAAATGACGGATGACATGATTGCCCTTATTGATGAAAAGCTTTCACAGCACCAGTGGAGTCCTGAACAGATATCAGGTTGGTTACTGAATGACAAAATGCTACTTCTTAGCCATGAACGTATTTATCAACACATATGGGATGATAAGAAGCAAGGTGGTGATTTACATCAGTATTTAAGGCGTCAGGGAAAGAAATACCAAAAGCGTGGTAGTAACGGTAAAAGCAGTCGAGGACAAATAATTAATCGAATTTCCATTGATGACCGTCCTAAGATTGTTGATGATAAACGTCGTGTTGGTGACTGGGAAATTGATACAGTGATCGGTAAAGGACACAGTGGTGCTCTGGTCACGATTGTAGAAAGAAAAACGCTTTACACATTAGTAGCAAAAGTGAATGGCAAACAGGCTGATTGGGTGACACAAGCAACAATACAATTGCTTAAACCCTTTAAAGACAGGCTTCATAGTATTACCGCAGACAATGGTAAAGAGTTTGCTTATCATGAGCAGGTAAGCAAAGCTCTTGATACAGCATTTTATTTTGCCCACCCTTATTCTTCATGGGAGCGAGGGTTAAATGAAAATACTAATGGACTGATTAGACAATATTTTCCTAAAGATACAGACTTTAAAGAAGTGACTGATAAAGAGGTTTACAACATGATGGAAAAACTTAATAATAGACCTAGAAAGGCACTCGGCTTTCAAACACCATTCCAGGCAATGAAAAAATCATT